A single Leptidea sinapis chromosome 2, ilLepSina1.1, whole genome shotgun sequence DNA region contains:
- the LOC126977499 gene encoding general odorant-binding protein 56a-like, protein MKVLLVLAVCVFAVQALTDEQKEKLKKHRSECLVETKADEQLVNKLKTGDFKTETEPLKKYALCMLIKSELMTKDGKFKKDVALAKVPNEANKPAVEKLIDACLANKGNTPQQTAWNYVKCYHEKDSKHSVFQ, encoded by the exons ATGAAGGTATTACTCGTATTAGCTGTCTGCGTCTTCGCCGTTCAG GCCCTGACTGATGAGCAAAAGGAGAAACTCAAGAAGCATAGATCAGAATGTCTGGTGGAAACCAAGGCGGACGAACAGCTTGTCAATAAACTCAAAACTGGTGACTTTAAG ACTGAGACAGAGCCATTGAAGAAATACGCGCTGTGTATGCTGATCAAATCTGAGCTGATGACAAAGGATGGAAAGTTCAAGAAGGATGTGGCTCTTGCCAAGGTTCCCAATGAAG cAAACAAACCAGCCGTTGAGAAGCTGATTGATGCCTGCTTAGCCAACAAGGGCAACACACCACAGCAGACAGCCTGGAACTACGTCAAGTGCTACCATGAGAAGGACAGCAAACACTCCGTCTTCCAGTAA